A genomic region of Xiphophorus couchianus chromosome 18, X_couchianus-1.0, whole genome shotgun sequence contains the following coding sequences:
- the LOC114133463 gene encoding pannexin-1-like, whose product MAIAHVATEYVFSDFRLKEPNQARYQNIRTEMAVDKMVTCVAVGLPLLFISLAFAQEVSVGTQISCFSPTNFSWKQAGYVDSYCWAAVHKYTLVLGLHKFFPYILLLVAVLMYSPALFWRFSAAPLLQSDLAFIMEELDRCYNRAVTLAKRLATSGLRTSDSDPTEGCFNYPLVEKFLMTKRCSRVLLSYYLLCRGLTLVTLLLACLYLGYYLHLASITDEFSCLLRVGILVNDTNIPEKVQCKLIAVGVFTLLSAVNLAMFIALIPVVIYASLRPLFCQGYALFLETYQSLPTVSVLPAPSGQWDDLSLYLLYLEENLSELKSYKYMKVLEMLKKRGECAGENFDTVGLLQTLCLVKMDTVDSKKAPDPEDKPPSGLASGSGPVANDDKPAKNNVSRPNNSKTETEMQELSPLLPGIDETGSKTGEGGTLRQRAM is encoded by the exons ATGGCCATCGCTCACGTTGCTACAGAGTATGTGTTCAGCGACTTTCGGCTGAAGGAGCCAAACCAGGCTCGGTACCAGAACATCCGAACGGAGATGGCCGTGGACAAGATGGTGACCTGCGTGGCTGTGGGGCTGcccctcctcttcatctcccTGGCCTTCGCTCAGGAGGTCTCAGTTG gtaCTCagataagttgtttttctccCACCAACTTCTCCTGGAAACAGGCAGGTTATGTGGATTCGTACTGCTGGGCGGCTGTTCACAAATACACTCTGGTTCTGGGGCTGCACAAG TTCTTCCCCTACATCCTGCTGCTGGTGGCGGTGCTGATGTACTCCCCCGCCTTGTTCTGGAGGTTTTCCGCAGCGCCGCTCCTGCAGTCGGACCTCGCCTTCATCATGGAGGAGCTGGATCGGTGCTACAACCGCGCCGTCACTCTGGCCAAACGCTTGGCGACCTCTGGACTGCGGACCTCAGACAG CGACCCCACGGAGGGTTGCTTCAACTACCCGCTGGTGGAGAAGTTCCTGATGACCAAGCGCTGCTCCCGGGTGCTGCTGTCCTACTACCTGCTGTGCCGCGGCCTGACTCTGGTCACGCTGCTCCTTGCCTGCCTCTACCTGGGCTACTACCTCCACCTGGCCTCCATCACGGACGAGTTCAGCTGCCTGCTGCGGGTCGGGATTCTCGTTAACGACACCAACATCCCAGAGAAGGTTCAGTGTAAGCTCATCGCTGTGGGAGTCTTCACTCTGCTCAG TGCCGTCAACCTGGCCATGTTCATCGCTCTGATCCCGGTGGTGATCTACGCCAGCCTCCGCCCGCTCTTCTGCCAGGGATACGCCCTCTTCCTGGAGACCTACCAGTCCCTTCCCACCGTGAGCGTCCTGCCCGCTCCCAGCGGCCAATGGGACGACCTCTCTCTGTACCTGCTCTACCTGGAGGAGAACCTTAGTGAGCTGAAGTCATACAAGTACATGAAG GTGTTGGAGATGTTGAAGAAGCGAGGCGAGTGCGCCGGAGAAAACTTTGACACCGTGGGGCTGCTGCAGACGCTCTGCCTGGTGAAGATGGACACCGTGGATTCGAAGAAGGCCCCGGATCCTGAAGACAAACCTCCGTCCGGTTTGGCTTCAGGATCGGGACCTGTCGCCAATGACGACAAACCCGCAAAG